In Clostridium sp., one DNA window encodes the following:
- a CDS encoding ABC transporter ATP-binding protein — protein sequence MNNILEIKNLSKTYGGFILDNISFNLPRGYIMGLIGPNGAGKSTTIKLIMNLVKKNSGSIKVFNMDNISHERQIKQKIGFVYDENCFYDDLTLVEMKNIIRRFYKDWDNDIFNKYMADFNLPVREKIKQLSKGMKMKYSLAIALSHNPELIIMDEPTSGLDPVFRNEMLDILYSIIQDENKSVLFSTHITADLEKIADYITFLNSGKIVFSDTKDSILDNYKIVKGNKSLLTSDIKNYLISIKENSFGFEALTKNMESIKNFSKGEVLFEKASLDDILVYTVNGGKNND from the coding sequence ATGAATAACATTCTGGAAATAAAAAATCTGAGTAAAACTTATGGAGGATTTATTCTCGACAATATAAGTTTTAATCTCCCAAGAGGATATATCATGGGACTTATAGGTCCAAATGGTGCTGGGAAAAGTACTACTATAAAGCTTATAATGAATCTTGTAAAGAAAAACTCAGGATCCATCAAGGTTTTTAATATGGACAACATAAGTCATGAGAGACAAATAAAACAGAAAATAGGCTTTGTATACGATGAAAACTGTTTTTATGACGACCTGACTTTAGTTGAAATGAAAAACATAATAAGGCGTTTTTATAAAGATTGGGACAATGATATTTTCAATAAATACATGGCCGATTTCAACCTTCCTGTAAGGGAAAAGATAAAACAACTTTCAAAGGGCATGAAAATGAAATATTCTCTTGCAATTGCACTTTCACATAATCCAGAACTCATAATAATGGATGAACCTACTTCAGGCCTTGATCCAGTATTCAGAAATGAAATGCTCGACATCCTATATTCAATAATACAGGATGAAAACAAGTCCGTATTGTTTTCCACCCATATAACCGCTGATTTGGAAAAAATAGCAGACTATATAACATTTCTAAATTCAGGCAAAATAGTTTTTTCAGATACCAAAGATAGCATTCTCGACAATTATAAAATTGTAAAAGGAAATAAAAGCCTGCTGACATCTGATATCAAAAACTATCTCATAAGTATAAAAGAAAACTCCTTTGGTTTTGAAGCACTTACAAAAAATATGGAGAGCATCAAAAATTTTTCTAAAGGAGAAGTACTTTTTGAAAAAGCAAGCCTGGACGATATCCTGGTATATACGGTAAATGGAGGTAAAAACAATGATTAA
- a CDS encoding GntR family transcriptional regulator, producing MNIIISNISKDPIYEQITRQIKDNIIKEVLSEGELLPSIRNLAKELKISVITTKRAYEELEKEGFIETVPGKGSYVSSQNREFLREKKIKSIEDKLIEAIEESKIIGLKKEQLKEMIDILYDNI from the coding sequence ATGAACATAATTATTTCCAATATATCAAAGGATCCAATATATGAACAAATTACAAGACAGATAAAAGATAATATTATAAAAGAAGTTCTATCAGAGGGTGAACTTCTTCCTTCTATAAGAAATCTTGCAAAAGAACTGAAAATAAGTGTAATAACTACAAAGAGAGCCTATGAGGAGCTGGAAAAAGAAGGATTCATTGAAACCGTGCCGGGAAAAGGTTCTTATGTATCATCACAGAACAGGGAATTCTTAAGAGAGAAAAAAATCAAATCCATTGAAGACAAACTTATTGAAGCCATAGAAGAGAGTAAAATAATAGGATTAAAAAAAGAACAATTAAAAGAAATGATTGATATTTTATACGACAATATATAA